A section of the Diabrotica virgifera virgifera chromosome 8, PGI_DIABVI_V3a genome encodes:
- the LOC126890327 gene encoding uncharacterized protein LOC126890327: MIHNRMRFAKTIGEKQHLEAQMRQVKTLSKQLKVEQKKGAGLKTRPETAKRRVHWEDSVSTFNSRIQTGVISNLKHKDPGSFLVDCKALFKRRIQNVLKNNAAVKVNIAFGGEFEIAQGEKMINETKYFTTSNSAIYRDTNLDEWFEKKVVEPINRDLEEFQERDSGWALKAIVNLGVNINKFTPQLGSSYIDLPAQIKRQQACINVKNDDEACFAWAVISALYPCRSNSDLMSSYPHYSTILKLKGIQWPMTIKQIPNFEKQNNISINVYILKKEKKNYTTLPTFLTKNKKDKHVNLLLIQDKYDEQGPIRYHYVWIKNLSRLLSKQLSNEDGTKYFCDGCLHYFRSQEKLNVHKTWCKGRSDVLCDRCLQPFLSSTQLEAHTEDCIRINDTAIKMPEESHKMLKFKNFRNKLKAPFAVYADLESVLEHRAEKTTYQKHIPAAVGYYFKCSYDDSLSFYKSYRGKDCMKWFADELNQLAEDVSTVFMCPFDINMTFQQESDFQAATHCHICEQRFSPSDKKMRDHNHLIPENNYRFAAHEGCNINYKDAHTIPVIFHNLSGYDAHFIINDIATHIKGPVDLLPITKEKYISFTKHINDARIKFRFIDSFRFMASSLDKLSSYLIEYPNLRSQYVFLPEEQFNLLTVKGIMPYDYIDSFDRFIETCLPSIEFFYNKLEDKPCPRRHYCRALQVWSSFSCSSLGDYVDLYMKTDILLLADVFERFRSSCLETYNLDPAQYFTLPGFTWDAMLKYTKQELELLTDPDMHLFVERGIRGGLSQVCSKRRVHANNKYMASYDPSKPDSYLMYFDVNNQYGWAMSQYLPYGGFEWSDTNIDVLSIPDDSSEGCILEVDLEYPQHLHDRHKDIPFCPQSLNPKTMKPPKRPRELTKLMATLHDKERYVIHYRALKQALAYGLILKKIHRVLKFKQSPWLKSYIDLNTNLRKASKNEFEKNLFKLMNNAVFGKTLEGVRRRVDIKLLTEWEGRYGAEARISSPLFKNATIFNENLIAVEMHRVEIWLVKPIYVGMSILDLAKTTIYDFQYGYLASRFGENFSTCYTDTDSVIVEIREKDPYEAMIHDCYKYFDTSDYPKDNIYGIPLVNKKVLGIMKDENNGCIMTDYIGLRSKLYTTKAATTDVDIKKLRGKLKEQEYDDDEVDNIIRNYGVTKKAKGVKKSVVNTKITFEDYVECLDTFTAKVTSQNLIRSDKHKVYSITQSKIALSPNDDKRHHIQGSYDTLPFGHYLIDTLEMDVD; encoded by the coding sequence ATGATTCATAATAGAATGAGGTTTGCAAAGACGATTGGCGAAAAGCAGCACCTCGAAGCCCAAATGAGGCAGGTGAAAACGTTGAGTAAGCAACTGAAGGTTGAACAAAAGAAGGGGGCGGGACTAAAAACTCGACCGGAGACTGCAAAGCGTAGGGTACATTGGGAAGACTCTGTATCTACATTTAATTCAAGAATTCAGACTGGAGTCATTTCGAACCTTAAACACAAGGACCCAGGTAGTTTCCTGGTTGATTGTAAAGCTCTGTTCAAGCGACGAATCCAGAATGTCTTAAAAAATAACGCTGCAGTGAAAGTTAACATAGCATTTGGAGGAGAGTTCGAGATTGCTCAAGGTGAAAAGATGATAAATGAAACAAAGTACTTCACTACTTCAAACTCAGCCATTTATAGAGACACCAATCTTGATGAATGGTTCGAGAAAAAAGTAGTAGAACCCATCAACAGAGACTTGGAAGAATTCCAAGAGAGAGATAGTGGCTGGGCACTAAAAGCGATTGTTAACCTGGgggttaatataaacaaatttacaCCACAGCTTGGTTCCTCATACATTGATCTTCCCGCTCAGATAAAAAGACAACAGGCATGCATTAATGTTAAGAATGATGATGAGGCATGCTTTGCATGGGCTGTCATATCGGCATTATATCCTTGTCGGAGTAACTCTGATTTAATGTCATCTTATCCGCACTACTCGACCATATTAAAACTTAAGGGTATTCAGTGGCCAATGACCATCAAACAGATTCCTAATTTTGAAAAGCAGAATAATATATCGATCAATGTATACATTTTGAAAAAAGAGAAGAAAAACTATACGACCCTCCCAACCTTCCtaacaaaaaacaagaaggatAAGCATGTGAATCTGCTTTTGATACAAGATAAATATGACGAGCAAGGTCCCATTAGATATCATTACGTTtggataaaaaatctatctcGCCTCCTTTCCAAGCAGCTTAGCAATGAAGATGGAACAAAATATTTCTGTGATGGCTGCCTCCATTACTTTCGATCGCAAGAAAAGTTGAATGTTCATAAGACATGGTGTAAAGGGCGATCAGATGTTCTCTGTGATAGGTGTTTACAACCATTTTTATCGTCTACACAGCTAGAAGCTCACACAGAAGACTGTATAAGGATTAATGATACTGCCATTAAAATGCCTGAAGAAagccataaaatgttaaaatttaagaATTTCAGGAATAAACTAAAAGCCCCCTTCGCGGTATACGCAGATCTTGAAAGCGTTCTGGAACATAGAGCAGAAAAGACGACCTATCAAAAACATATACCTGCTGCTGTTGGGTATTACTTTAAATGTTCCTATGATGATTCTCTGTCATTTTACAAATCATATCGTGGAAAAGATTGCATGAAATGGTTCGCAGATGAACTAAATCAGCTTGCTGAGGATGTTTCTACGGTGTTTATGTGTCCGTTTGATATTAATATGACATTTCAGCAAGAGAGTGATTTTCAAGCAGCCACTCATTGTCATATTTGCGAGCAGCGCTTCTCCCCCAGTGATAAGAAAATGCGAGACCATAATCACCTGATCCCAGAAAATAATTATAGATTTGCAGCTCATGAAGGCTGTAATATTAATTACAAAGATGCTCACACTATCCCTGTGATATTTCATAACCTCAGTGGATATGACGCGCATTTCATTATTAATGATATTGCTACTCACATCAAAGGTCCTGTAGATCTTCTTCCTATTACTaaggaaaaatatatttctttcaCTAAACACATTAATGATGCTCGAATTAAATTTCGTTTCatcgatagttttcgatttatggCGTCTTCTCTCGATAAGCTCTCTTCTTATTTGATCGAATATCCTAATCTCCGCTCTCAATATGTTTTCCTTCCCGAGGAGCAGTTCAATCTTCTTACTGTGAAAGGTATCATGCCTTATGATTATATTGATTCTTTCGATCGTTTTATTGAAACATGTCTGCCGTCTATCgagtttttttataataaacttgaGGATAAACCATGTCCTCGTCGTCACTATTGTCGCGCCCTCCAAGTGTGGTCCTCATTCTCTTGTTCTTCTCTCGGAGATTACGTCGATCTCTACATGAAAACCGATATTCTTCTTCTTGCCGACGTTTTCGAACGGTTCCGCTCCAGTTGTCTCGAAACATATAATCTTGACCCCGCTCAATACTTTACTCTGCCTGGATTCACGTGGGATGCGATGCTTAAGTATACAAAACAGGAACTTGAACTTTTAACTGATCCAGATATGCATTTGTTTGTAGAGCGTGGCATTCGTGGTGGTTTGAGTCAAGTTTGCTCGAAACGTCGTGTTCATGCTAATAACAAGTACATGGCATCTTACGACCCATCGAAGCCCGACTCCTATCTGATGTATTTCGATGTCAATAATCAATATGGTTGGGCAATGTCACAATATCTTCCGTATGGAGGTTTCGAGTGGTCTGATACTAACATCGACGTTCTTAGTATTCCGGACGATTCTTCTGAAGGGTGCATTCTCGAGGTCGATCTGGAGTACCCTCAACATCTCCATGATCGTCATAAAGACATCCCATTCTGTCCCCAATCCTTGAACCCGAAAACTATGAAACCTCCTAAACGTCCGCGAGAGCTGACCAAATTAATGGCTACCCTTCATGATAAAGAAAGATATGTAATTCATTACAGAGCCTTGAAGCAAGCGCTAGCTTATGGATTAATACTAAAAAAGATTCATCGAGTCTTGAAATTTAAGCAGTCTCCTTGGTTAAAGTCATACATCGATTTGAATACAAATCTCCGGAAGGCATCAAAAAATGAGTTTGAAAAGAATCTGTTTAAGCTTATGAACAATGCAGTGTTTGGTAAGACTTTAGAGGGTGTGCGCAGGCGCGTTGATATTAAATTGCTGACAGAGTGGGAGGGTCGTTATGGAGCTGAAGCTAGAATAAGTAGCCCCCTGTTTAAAAACGCTACTATCTTTAATGAAAATTTGATTGCTGTTGAGATGCATAGAGTGGAAATATGGTTAGTTAAACCGATTTATGTTGGAATGAGTATTTTAGACTTGGCGAAAACGACCATATATGATTTCCAATATGGCTACTTAGCTAGCAGGTTCGGAGAAAACTTTTCGACCTGCTATACCGATACTGATAGTGTGATCGTGGAGATACGGGAAAAAGACCCGTATGAAGCAATGATACATGATtgctataaatattttgataCCTCAGACTATCCTAAAGATAACATTTACGGCATCCCTCTGGTTAATAAGAAGGTATTGGGCATAATGAAAGATGAGAATAATGGCTGCATTATGACCGACTACATAGGACTCCGATCGAAATTATACACGACAAAAGCAGCTACCACAGATGTTGACATTAAAAAGCTGAGGGGGAAGTTGAAAGAACAAGAGTATGACGATGATGAAGTTGATAATATTATACGAAATTATGGTGTGACAAAGAAGGCGAAGGGGGTAAAGAAATCTGTAGTAAATACTAAAATTACTTTTGAGGACTACGTAGAATGTTTAGATACCTTTACAGCAAAGGTCACCTCACAAAATCTTATACGCTCTGATAAACACAAAGTTTATTCTATAACTCAAAGTAAGATTGCGCTAAGCCCCAATGATGATAAAAGACATCACATTCAGGGTTCTTATGATACGCTTCCCTTTGGGCACTATTTAATTGATACTCTTGAGATGGATGTTGATTAG